In Papaver somniferum cultivar HN1 chromosome 1, ASM357369v1, whole genome shotgun sequence, a genomic segment contains:
- the LOC113347651 gene encoding glutamate receptor 2.7-like encodes MVTGQNTTGEVEEFKVGVVIDANTSVAKVWLTCIDMALSDIYAYRKNYKRRLVLHVMDSKSDVLDASSAALNLIQNVKVQAIIGPTTSAQAINVAHLGKRYQVPIISFSATSPSISLAQNPYFIRTSLNESSQVNAIAAIVKKFGWREVVPLYEDTEYGHGVIPYLMDAFQNTNTRVPYRSVFPSAATDDQITQELNKLDNMGTRVHILHMLSPLGLRVFTQAKVLGMMNKGYAWIITSGLGTDLNSFEPSDIDTMQGVLGIRPYISQHKELDIFGIWSYDTIRALASVVENFQTGPELLQELSNMKFEGLSGVFHLVNRQLQSDAFQILNICGSGIRDIGIWRPSDGTNKLNLRPVIWPGDATEKPKGWEIPLKDRKLRIGVPLKNGFNEFVKTTKNSCNGTRYDVAGYCIDVFTTALKKLPYCVPHEFIPYEKNESGKAGSYYDDLVHQVQLQNFDVVVGDVTITATRSQQVDFTLPYTEGGVSMIVLVKKDLSQDTWIFLKPLEWKLWVTTGAFFLLVGVVIWILEHRVNREFRGGPHSMYQWGTLLSFSFSMLVFAHKERVLSNLGRFVMGIWLFVVLILTQSYTANLASMLTIQRSDPTYNDVNQLIRYGYNVGYQEGTFVFGMLKRMGFDESNLKSYKSPGEFDEAFSKGRSEGGIVAAFEELPYIELILAEYCGKYMMVGDIYPYDGFGFVFPKGSPLCPDISRTILSTREEGRTERFKKGWFKNQKSCADNNDPYGSSNSLTLGSFWILFLITGICSALAVIAFLTIFFYENKQILRDPSITTRNKILNLLRKFCEHDENRLITYFEPPACSDQNKIVDNRVHATEINIDAVDSLPRIHASPMAGNVSARSDNSNAEMGGYTTLIADHNIASGNCIPADSNTRTYVGKL; translated from the exons ATGGTAACGGGTCAGAATACAACAGGAGAAGTTGAGGAATTCAAAGTAGGAGTGGTAATTGATGCGAATACATCCGTGGCAAAGGTGTGGCTGACTTGCATTGACATGGCTCTCTCTGACATCTATGCATATCGTAAAAATTATAAGAGAAGGCTGGTTCTTCATGTTATGGATTCTAAAAGTGATGTTCTTGATGCATCATCTGCAG CCCTCAATCTAATACAGAATGTTAAAGTTCAAGCTATTATAGGACCGACAACATCAGCACAAGCCATTAACGTTGCGCATCTTGGAAAACGATATCAAGTTCCAATTATTTCATTCAGTGCAACAAGTCCTTCCATTTCCCTTGCTCAGAATCCTTACTTCATTCGTACGTCTCTAAACGAATCGTCTCAAGTAAATGCTATTGCTGCCATTGTTAAGAAATTCGGATGGAGAGAAGTTGTACCTCTTTATGAAGACACTGAATACGGGCATGGTGTCATTCCATATTTGATGGATGCTTTTCAAAATACCAACACCAGAGTTCCTTATAGGAGTGTCTTTCCTAGTGCGGCTACTGATGATCAAATTACCCAAGAGCTTAACAAATTAGACAACATGGGAACTAGGGTACACATCCTGCATATGCTTTCACCTCTAGGCTTACGTGTTTTTACGCAAGCAAAAGTGCTTGGTATGATGAACAAAGGGTACGCATGGATTATTACCTCAGGATTAGGCACTGATTTGAATTCGTTCGAGCCTTCAGATATTGATACGATGCAAGGAGTGTTAGGCATAAGGCCATATATCTCACAACACAAAGAG TTGGATATATTTGGTATATGGTCATATGATACAATTCGGGCATTAGCTAGCGTAGTCGAGAATTTTCAAACAGGTCCTGAACTCTTGCAAGAATTATCAAACATGAAATTTGAAGGTCTAAGCGGGGTATTCCATCTAGTCAACAGGCAATTGCAATCAGATGCCTTTCAAATACTTAATATTTGTGGAAGTGGGATTCGGGATATTGGCATTTGGAGACCTTCAGATGGTACAAATAAGCTTAATTTGAGGCCTGTCATATGGCCAGGGGATGCCACCGAGAAACCTAAAGGTTGGGAAATTCCGCTCAAGGATAGAAAGTTAAGGATTGGAGTGCCTTTAAAAAATGGTTTTAATGAATTCGTGAAGACAACGAAGAACTCTTGCAATGGTACAAGATATGATGTCGCTGGTTATTGCATTGATGTCTTTACTACTGCACTCAAGAAGTTACCATATTGTGTACCCCATGAGTTTATTCCTTATGAGAAAAACGAAAGCGGAAAAGCTGGAAGCTATTATGATGATCTTGTCCACCAGGTGCAGCTTCAG AATTTTGACGTTGTAGTTGGGGATGTTACTATTACTGCAACGAGATCACAACAGGTAGATTTTACGTTACCGTATACAGAAGGTGGGGTATCGATGATTGTGTTAGTGAAAAAGGATTTGAGTCAGGATACCTGGATATTTCTCAAGCCATTGGAGTGGAAGCTCTGGGTAACAACTGGAGCTTTCTTTCTTTTAGTAGGTGTTGTAATTTGGATTCTTGAACACAGAGTAAACAGGGAGTTTAGAGGAGGGCCTCATTCTATGTATCAGTGGGGCACACTGCTTTCGTTCTCCTTCTCAATGCTTGTTTTTGCACACA AGGAGAGGGTGTTAAGCAATTTGGGTAGATTCGTGATGGGCATCTGGCTTTTTGTTGTGTTAATTCTCACGCAGAGTTACACAGCAAATTTGGCATCCATGTTAACGATTCAACGATCTGATCCCACCTACAACGATGTCAACCAACTCATCCGATATGGGTACAACGTAGGTTACCAGGAGGGTACATTCGTTTTCGGAATGTTGAAACGTATGGGTTTTGATGAGTCTAATCTGAAAAGCTACAAATCCCCAGGAGAGTTTGATGAAGCTTTCTCCAAAGGGAGAAGTGAAGGTGGCATTGTTGCTGCTTTCGAGGAGCTACCTTACATTGAACTCATCCTTGCAGAATATTGCGGTAAATACATGATGGTGGGAGATATATATCCATACGATGGATTTGGTTTT GTTTTCCCAAAAGGTTCTCCCCTGTGTCCTGATATTTCAAGAACAATCTTAAGCACGAGAGAGGAAGGAAGAACAGAGCGGTTTAAAAAAGGTTGGTTCAAGAACCAAAAATCTTGTGCCGACAACAATGACCCCTATGGTTCATCAAACAGTCTTACTCTTGGTAGCTTTTGGATCCTGTTTCTAATTACAGGAATCTGTTCAGCCTTGGCAGTCATTGCATTTTTGACGATATTCTTTTACGAAAACAAACAGATTTTGAGAGACCCGAGTATTACTACTCGTAACAAAATCCTCAACTTGCTTAGAAAGTTCTGTGAACATGATGAAAATCGCTTGATCACATACTTTGAGCCTCCTGCATGCAGTGACCAAAATAAAATTGTTGACAATAGAGTTCATGCAACAGAAATCAACATAGATGCTGTAGATTCGCTTCCACGGATTCATGCATCTCCGATGGCTGGAAATGTTAGCGCACGGAGTGACAACTCTAATGCAGAAATGGGAGGCTATACAACACTTATTGCTGATCACAATATAGCTTCCGGAAATTGTATCCCAGCAGATAGCAATACAAGAACATATGTAGGAAAATTATAA
- the LOC113347734 gene encoding F-box protein At5g49610-like: MEKMDSFSAAAASSLSTPALSLCKFDEDTLREIFIRLPIESIFRFSCVSKQCLSFTADSRSMARKRNSFTPLVPWGFFYEYCYGGLKFVAPNNQSRFLQNYDGFCFSFLPSKICDCGFVATFDSNLVECPLKKKDHEYIAILAASSSLVLCALVNVYDWEKKTYYICNPLTQQYVTIPHNQYADKIVIQGLVCQSDPCSSQLTPASYKVFFVPAFCTSSRTFELEIYCSDLGRWNSFEVTSSEEITWDGMQCKDIVTHNGISCWIVEGNRVIAYDLNIENHEIEDSHQCRLINLPEISGPNRHFECFGESGGLLSYSRCHEGMLQNWVLNEEEYKIGSWVWQLVNSSNVTDILLDEDCQDERVRELFSTGNMVYDLEPLAFTQVEPDTMILGYDAKFIFAYSIKTRILRVVTGEYIQWVSPFVVAPWPTPV, translated from the coding sequence ATGGAGAAGATGGAttctttttctgctgctgctgcttctagTTTGTCTACACCGGCTTTGAGTTTGTGTAAGTTCGATGAAGATACCTTAAGAGAGATATTTATTCGGTTGCCTATAGAATCTATTTTTAGATTTAGTTGTGTATCAAAGCAATGTCTTTCGTTTACTGCGGATTCACGCTCTATGGCTAGAAAACGTAACAGTTTCACCCCTTTGGTACCCTGGGGATTCTTTTATGAGTACTGTTATGGGGGCTTGAAATTTGTGGCACCCAATAATCAGTCGAGATTCTTGCAGAATTATGATGGGTTTTGCTTCAGCTTTCTTCCTTCCAAGATTTGTGATTGTGGATTTGTTGCGACTTTCGATTCAAATTTGGTGGAGTGCCCGTTAAAGAAAAAAGATCATGAATATATTGCTATATTAGCGGCCAGCAGTAGCTTAGTTCTGTGTGCATTAGTAAATGTGTATGATTGGGAGAAAAAGACATATTATATCTGTAATCCGCTGACCCAACAATACGTCACAATTCCTCACAATCAGTACGCAGATAAAATAGTTATACAAGGCTTAGTATGTCAATCTGATCCATGCTCGTCGCAATTAACTCCAGCGTCTTACAAGGTGTTTTTCGTACCAGCTTTTTGCACTAGCAGTAGAACATTTGAGCTAGAAATTTACTGTTCTGATTTGGGTAGGTGGAATTCCTTTGAAGTTACAAGCTCTGAAGAAATTACTTGGGATGGAATGCAGTGCAAAGATATAGTTACCCATAATGGTATCTCTTGCTGGATTGTTGAAGGAAATCGAGTTATAGCATATGATCTCAATATTGAGAATCACGAAATAGAAGACTCTCACCAATGCAGGTTGATCAATTTGCCTGAAATCAGTGGACCTAATAGACACTTTGAATGCTTTGGGGAGTCAGGAGGGCTACTCAGTTATAGCAGATGTCATGAGGGAATGTTACAGAATTGGGTATTGAATGAAGAAGAGTATAAGATAGGATCATGGGTTTGGCAGTTGGTTAACAGCTCCAACGTTACTGACATCTTACTGGATGAAGATTGCCAGGATGAGCGCGTCAGAGAACTATTTTCTACTGGTAATATGGTTTATGATTTGGAACCGCTAGCATTCACCCAAGTGGAGCCTGATACAATGATCTTGGGCTACGACGCTAAATTCATTTTTGCTTACAGCATCAAAACCAGAATACTCAGGGTTGTCACCGGAGAATATATACAATGGGTCTCCCCATTTGTGGTTGCGCCATGGCCAACGCCGGTTTGA